Proteins encoded together in one Zonotrichia leucophrys gambelii isolate GWCS_2022_RI chromosome 1, RI_Zleu_2.0, whole genome shotgun sequence window:
- the LOC135450046 gene encoding gap junction beta-6 protein — MDWGALHTILGGVNKHSTSIGKIWLTVLFIFRIMILVVAAERVWGDEQDDFVCNTLQPGCRNVCYDHFFPISHIRLWALQLIFVSTPALLVAMHVAYRRHEKKRQFRKGDQKCEFKDIEEIRKQRFRIEGSLWWTYTGSIFFRLVFEAVFMYAFYFMYDGFRMPRLMKCNAWPCPNTVDCFVSRPTEKTVFTIFMIAVSSICILLNVAELCYLLAKFFLRRSKNAGNSKQQPNNENKEETKQNEMNELISDSCQNTVIGFTSS; from the coding sequence ATGGATTGGGGAGCTCTGCATACCATTTTGGGAGGTGTAAATAAGCACTCCACCAGTATCGGGAAGATATGGCTCACAGTCCTCTTCATCTTCCGTATCATGATTCTGGTTGTGGCTGCAGAGAGAGTCTGGGGAGATGAACAAGATGACTTTGTCTGCAACACGCTtcagcctggctgcagaaatGTTTGCTATGATCACTTTTTCCCCATCTCTCACATCAGACTCTGGGCCCTGCAGCTGATCTTTGTCTCCACCCCTGCGCTGCTGGTGGCCATGCATGTGGCTTACAGGAGGCATGAGAAGAAAAGGCAGTTCAGAAAAGGAGACCAGAAATGTGAATTCAAGGACATTGAAGAAATTAGGAAACAGAGGTTTCGTATTGAGGGCTCCTTGTGGTGGACGTACACTGGCAGCATCTTTTTCAGACTGGTCTTTGAAGCCGTCTTCATGTACGCGTTTTATTTCATGTACGATGGGTTCCGAATGCCTCGCTTAATGAAGTGTAatgcctggccctgccccaaCACTGTAGACTGCTTTGTTTCCCGACCTACTGAAAAGACCGTGTTCACTATTTTCATGATTGCTGTGTCCAGCATTTGCATTCTTTTAAATGTGGCTGAATTATGTTACTTACTGGCAAAGTTTTTCCTCAGAAGGTctaaaaatgctggaaattcAAAACAGCAGCCCAACAATGAGAATAAggaagaaaccaaacaaaatgaaatgaacGAGTTAATATCTGATAGCTGCCAGAACACAGTTATAGGGTTTACAAGTAGCTAA